A window of Thermosynechococcus sp. NK55a contains these coding sequences:
- a CDS encoding type II secretion system protein, producing MIKKWVRSLKRRYPPLGHWQRQRGFTLPLVLGMGLIMIVVALTLLSRSQLDVTTASLQKQTQQAFAVAEGGMARTLGLLNGNYQVLLRRTYNPATNTNFNPPRPYLIDRSTDATKIGQPNTSGLAVPSVNEWTKESLGSDAPPCFTLDNLNTILLSGTIGTPVQGNYRLLSYLYDAPTKTGHLLIEGRLPNDSPANAFIWQKMVITDRAVPSNFPGLLAEKINLGNNDVFGTVNGNVICTNPRNCIVPASQCSNGQPTQEGLRSAVGALNNSTIEGTIAINKIDLPPLPPPPLRVGIDTLKDGSLVNGNLTSPPPWLPPEQVSDFQEALRQAGGYYSEGAYGEFSITTSLSFPRLDDRDRPYIDPNPDIPFFIPDPLQPGKKIVNPEKVYYAYRVKDINLSGNQTVRFDTSNYAIRLYVSGNIALTGQAAIQNICSSDSSTCGTGANMGLPRRIGTPDRLRIYGNPPDPDNARPDQVFTLSGGATAGSLFVYAPDAKVGINGGSNNPDKVGINGGSNNPDIFGAVWAKEWNGSSSNNAEIRVPDRLPEALGGQYANASIVVARTTEASNWNRLAQY from the coding sequence ATGATCAAGAAATGGGTACGCTCACTAAAACGTCGCTATCCGCCCCTAGGGCATTGGCAGCGGCAGCGGGGGTTTACACTGCCTTTAGTCTTGGGGATGGGGCTGATCATGATCGTGGTTGCCCTGACGCTCCTCTCGCGATCGCAGCTAGATGTCACCACTGCCAGCCTCCAAAAACAAACCCAACAGGCCTTTGCCGTAGCCGAAGGGGGTATGGCCCGTACCCTTGGCTTACTCAATGGCAACTATCAGGTTCTGCTGCGCCGTACCTACAACCCCGCCACCAACACCAACTTTAACCCCCCCAGACCCTACCTCATTGATCGTTCAACAGATGCTACGAAAATTGGTCAGCCCAATACCAGCGGTCTAGCTGTTCCCTCTGTCAATGAATGGACAAAGGAAAGCCTTGGTTCCGATGCTCCCCCCTGCTTTACCCTTGACAATCTGAATACGATTCTCCTCAGCGGCACAATTGGCACCCCTGTGCAGGGCAATTACCGCCTTCTCTCCTATCTCTACGATGCGCCAACGAAAACAGGACACCTGTTGATCGAAGGCCGCTTGCCCAATGACTCACCCGCCAATGCCTTCATCTGGCAAAAGATGGTGATTACAGATCGCGCCGTCCCTTCCAACTTCCCTGGACTCTTGGCAGAAAAGATTAACCTCGGCAACAACGATGTCTTTGGCACGGTTAATGGCAATGTGATCTGCACCAATCCTAGGAACTGTATTGTCCCTGCAAGCCAGTGTAGCAATGGCCAGCCGACCCAAGAGGGACTGCGCAGTGCCGTGGGAGCGCTCAATAACTCAACTATTGAAGGAACGATCGCCATCAATAAAATTGACCTACCGCCCCTTCCTCCCCCTCCTCTACGGGTAGGTATAGATACCCTCAAAGATGGTAGCCTCGTAAATGGTAACTTGACGTCGCCACCCCCTTGGTTACCTCCCGAGCAAGTCTCTGACTTTCAGGAAGCCCTGCGACAGGCGGGGGGATACTACAGTGAAGGCGCCTACGGCGAGTTTTCCATTACAACTTCACTTAGCTTTCCCAGGCTGGACGATCGTGATCGTCCCTACATCGATCCTAACCCCGACATTCCCTTCTTTATCCCCGATCCCCTGCAACCTGGGAAGAAGATAGTCAACCCTGAAAAGGTCTATTACGCCTACCGGGTTAAGGATATCAACCTTAGCGGAAATCAAACCGTTCGGTTCGACACCAGCAACTATGCTATCCGCCTCTATGTCAGCGGCAACATCGCCCTTACAGGTCAAGCAGCGATTCAAAACATCTGTAGCTCCGATAGTTCCACCTGTGGTACCGGTGCCAATATGGGTCTTCCCAGGCGTATAGGTACACCGGATCGCCTACGGATTTATGGCAATCCTCCCGATCCCGACAATGCCAGGCCGGATCAGGTATTTACCCTCAGTGGCGGTGCTACCGCCGGCAGTCTCTTTGTCTATGCTCCGGATGCCAAAGTGGGGATTAACGGTGGCAGTAACAATCCCGATAAAGTGGGGATTAACGGTGGCAGTAACAATCCCGATATTTTCGGAGCCGTGTGGGCCAAGGAATGGAATGGCTCAAGTTCCAATAACGCTGAAATTCGGGTGCCCGATCGCCTGCCGGAAGCCTTGGGCGGTCAGTATGCCAATGCCTCAATTGTTGTGGCACGAACCACAGAGGCTAGCAACTGGAACCGCCTAGCACAGTACTAA
- a CDS encoding prepilin-type N-terminal cleavage/methylation domain-containing protein, which yields MAHPKFYFHWLVQQRGRGFTLAEVLASILVIGLFTLAAMQAIVVAAFFQADARKFAEASNWIQDDLENIKIVAYDLCQTQYAQRKLATSAQPSDTTLTLALISPGESDYDQAMPPEYRPRGACEVTSATAGFRVGDRVLIGSDAGTRRIVSISTPNTITLDSPVGVYRGVGTRVYARCRIQPNETNGIDGGFGAYLQTLIPPMNSSNNSRPIVNETYTMTRTLTTRAQAPFQTLELAYAVRNSRNRIVAQLSTEVVPNAFFRCP from the coding sequence ATGGCTCATCCTAAATTCTATTTCCACTGGCTGGTGCAGCAGCGGGGGCGCGGGTTTACCCTGGCGGAGGTCTTGGCTTCTATTTTGGTGATTGGCCTATTTACCCTAGCGGCAATGCAGGCCATTGTGGTCGCTGCCTTTTTCCAAGCCGATGCCCGTAAATTTGCCGAGGCTAGCAACTGGATCCAAGACGATCTGGAAAATATTAAAATTGTTGCCTACGACCTCTGCCAAACCCAGTATGCCCAACGCAAGCTAGCAACATCTGCTCAACCGAGTGACACTACCTTAACCCTGGCACTCATTTCACCTGGTGAAAGCGATTACGATCAAGCCATGCCTCCAGAGTATCGGCCCAGGGGTGCCTGTGAGGTCACTTCAGCCACGGCTGGGTTTCGAGTGGGCGATCGTGTTCTCATTGGTTCGGACGCGGGCACACGCCGCATTGTCTCTATATCAACACCCAACACCATTACCTTAGACTCGCCAGTAGGGGTCTATCGGGGGGTGGGGACTCGTGTCTATGCCCGCTGTCGGATTCAGCCCAATGAAACCAATGGCATTGATGGTGGCTTTGGCGCCTACCTGCAAACCTTGATTCCACCGATGAATAGCAGCAATAATAGTCGCCCCATTGTCAATGAGACGTATACGATGACGCGCACACTGACTACCCGTGCCCAAGCACCCTTCCAAACTTTAGAGCTGGCCTATGCTGTGCGCAATAGTAGGAATCGCATTGTTGCTCAACTATCAACCGAGGTGGTGCCCAATGCATTTTTTCGCTGTCCATAA
- a CDS encoding GspH/FimT family pseudopilin produces the protein MTLIEILIVLTVAVILALAITPSFLYWLETQRVNQALDSLEGALREAQREAMRRNQTCRVAINTGVNPIIAGQPPQCLPNGPRQLQHVTLRRNDGTASVQFGFQGRTSSTGTIVIAATNHPTLQRCLVVSLGLGIMRTGNYVETDTTGTTADNCRERN, from the coding sequence ATGACCCTGATTGAAATCCTGATTGTGCTGACGGTGGCCGTTATTTTAGCGCTGGCTATCACCCCTAGCTTTCTTTATTGGCTGGAAACGCAGCGGGTCAACCAGGCCCTTGATAGCTTAGAGGGGGCACTGCGGGAAGCACAGCGGGAAGCGATGCGGCGCAATCAAACCTGTCGGGTAGCCATTAATACCGGCGTCAATCCCATCATTGCCGGCCAGCCACCCCAATGTCTGCCCAATGGTCCGCGCCAACTGCAACATGTGACCCTGCGTCGCAATGATGGAACTGCCTCAGTGCAGTTTGGCTTTCAGGGGCGCACCAGTAGTACCGGTACGATTGTGATTGCTGCCACCAATCATCCGACCCTTCAACGCTGTTTGGTGGTTTCCTTGGGGTTGGGCATCATGCGCACCGGCAATTACGTTGAAACCGACACCACGGGTACAACTGCCGATAACTGTCGAGAGCGCAATTAA
- a CDS encoding type II secretion system protein J, translating into MQGWRRGDRGFTLTELLVAAAVGGIVVAMSGWAMVAILQNNRRIEEQATTRMNLSRALDFISDDIRSAIRISTTAPSDWTIPSGGYQLVMFIEKPTDNLEEQENGNLASTTRVAYYTRPKTSSVVWRGPIILYRQKIGDSTPNALIDGIANTSPTCTNNLPGAIDSGTNKGGFRVFVQHNRNVKLCIAGLVASTGVVYQADTLAAVRSGSATP; encoded by the coding sequence ATGCAAGGTTGGCGCAGAGGCGATCGGGGCTTTACACTGACGGAGCTACTTGTGGCGGCTGCCGTTGGCGGTATTGTGGTGGCCATGAGTGGTTGGGCAATGGTAGCCATTCTGCAAAACAATCGCCGTATTGAAGAACAGGCAACTACCCGCATGAACCTGAGCCGTGCCCTTGACTTTATCTCCGATGACATTCGCTCAGCCATTCGCATTTCAACAACGGCACCCTCAGATTGGACAATTCCCAGTGGTGGCTACCAGTTGGTAATGTTTATCGAAAAACCAACAGATAACCTCGAGGAGCAGGAGAACGGCAATTTGGCCAGCACAACTCGTGTGGCCTACTACACTCGCCCCAAGACGAGTAGTGTGGTGTGGCGAGGCCCGATAATTCTCTATCGCCAGAAAATTGGCGATTCGACCCCCAATGCGCTCATTGATGGCATTGCCAACACCAGCCCCACCTGCACTAATAACTTGCCGGGTGCAATTGATAGTGGCACCAACAAGGGTGGATTTCGGGTTTTTGTGCAGCATAACCGTAACGTCAAGCTGTGTATTGCTGGTTTGGTGGCGTCAACAGGTGTTGTTTACCAAGCGGATACCCTCG